The following are encoded together in the Pseudomonas sp. IB20 genome:
- a CDS encoding TonB-dependent receptor produces MSLSSLWRLTPLAAALLICSEAHALELQPQVITGNPLGSEQLASPTTVLEGDDLTLQQKGSLGETLNKQPGVSSSYFGPGASRPIIRGQDGDRIRILRNGVGALDASSLSYDHAVPLDPVNVERIEIVRGPAALLYGGSAIGGVVNTFDNRIPTEAIEGIHGAGELRYGGADTTRSSAGKLEAGNGTFALHLDANAREFNDLKIPGQARSRHAPPTDDGPGKNGRLGNSDGRQDGGAVGGSYTWDDGYAGLSYSNYDANYGSPAEQDVRIRMKQDHYAFASEIRNLQGPFTSVKLDAGYTDYEHREIEGGETGTVFKNKGYEARVEARHQPIGPFDGVVGAQVTRNEFSALGEEAFVPQTDTNAGALFILEEMQATERLKLSLGGRLEHTNVDPNAKGNERFAGADKSNDFTAGSLSSGAVYTLTPIWSLAATLGYTERAPTFYELYANGAHVATGTYELGDANLKKEKAVSSDLALRFDNGTHKGSFGVFYSRFSNYIGLLGTGRTLNDEGEQDAGGIPEYTYSGVRARFAGFEAQDHWKLGEGAYGKFALELSGDYTRATNLDTGEALPRIAPLRLNSGLLWELDRWQARIDVEHAAGQGRVPANESGTDGYTTLGASAGYRFNVGGSQWLAFVNGENLTNQTVRYASSILRDIAPAPGRSVQVGLRTTF; encoded by the coding sequence ATGTCCCTCTCTTCCCTGTGGCGCTTGACCCCGCTCGCTGCCGCTCTGCTGATCTGCTCTGAAGCCCACGCCCTTGAGCTGCAACCCCAAGTCATCACCGGCAACCCGCTGGGCAGCGAACAACTCGCCTCGCCCACCACGGTGCTGGAAGGCGATGACCTGACCCTGCAACAAAAAGGCAGCCTCGGCGAAACCTTGAACAAGCAGCCGGGTGTGTCGTCTTCGTACTTTGGCCCAGGCGCCAGCCGGCCGATCATTCGTGGCCAGGACGGCGACCGCATTCGCATCCTGCGCAACGGCGTGGGCGCGTTGGATGCGTCGTCGCTGTCCTACGACCACGCGGTGCCGTTGGACCCGGTCAACGTCGAGCGCATTGAGATCGTGCGCGGCCCGGCCGCCCTGCTGTACGGCGGCAGCGCCATCGGCGGCGTGGTCAACACCTTCGATAACCGCATCCCCACCGAAGCCATCGAAGGCATCCACGGTGCCGGTGAATTGCGCTACGGCGGCGCCGACACCACCCGCAGCAGCGCGGGCAAACTGGAGGCCGGCAACGGCACCTTCGCCCTGCACCTGGACGCGAATGCGCGGGAATTCAACGACCTGAAAATCCCTGGCCAGGCGCGTAGCCGCCACGCCCCGCCAACCGACGACGGCCCCGGCAAGAACGGCCGTCTGGGCAACAGCGACGGCCGTCAGGACGGCGGCGCAGTCGGCGGTTCCTACACCTGGGACGACGGTTACGCCGGGCTGTCCTACAGCAACTACGACGCCAACTACGGCTCACCCGCCGAGCAGGATGTGCGCATCCGCATGAAGCAGGATCACTACGCCTTTGCGTCCGAGATCCGCAACCTGCAAGGCCCGTTTACCTCGGTGAAACTCGACGCGGGCTACACCGACTACGAACACCGCGAAATCGAAGGCGGCGAAACCGGCACCGTCTTCAAGAACAAAGGTTATGAGGCCCGCGTTGAAGCGCGCCACCAGCCGATCGGCCCGTTTGACGGCGTGGTCGGCGCACAGGTAACCCGTAACGAGTTCTCGGCTCTGGGCGAAGAAGCCTTCGTACCGCAGACCGACACCAACGCCGGTGCGCTGTTTATCCTCGAAGAAATGCAAGCCACCGAACGCCTGAAACTCAGCCTCGGTGGGCGCCTGGAACACACCAACGTCGACCCGAACGCCAAGGGCAACGAACGGTTCGCCGGTGCCGACAAGTCCAATGACTTCACGGCCGGCAGCCTGTCATCGGGCGCGGTCTACACCCTCACGCCGATCTGGTCCCTGGCCGCGACCCTGGGCTACACCGAGCGCGCACCGACCTTCTACGAGCTGTATGCCAACGGTGCCCACGTTGCCACCGGCACCTACGAGCTGGGCGACGCCAACCTGAAGAAAGAAAAAGCCGTGTCCAGCGACCTGGCGCTGCGCTTTGACAATGGCACCCACAAGGGCAGCTTCGGCGTGTTCTACAGCCGCTTCTCCAATTACATCGGTCTGTTGGGCACCGGTCGTACGCTGAACGACGAAGGTGAGCAAGACGCAGGCGGCATCCCTGAGTACACATACTCCGGCGTGCGTGCACGTTTCGCAGGCTTCGAAGCACAAGATCACTGGAAACTCGGCGAAGGTGCCTACGGCAAGTTCGCCCTTGAGCTGTCGGGCGATTACACCCGCGCCACCAACCTCGATACCGGCGAAGCCTTGCCACGCATTGCACCGCTGCGCTTGAACAGCGGCTTGCTGTGGGAACTGGACCGCTGGCAGGCGCGGATCGACGTGGAACACGCGGCGGGCCAAGGGCGTGTGCCGGCTAACGAAAGCGGCACCGATGGCTACACCACCTTGGGCGCGAGCGCGGGTTATCGCTTCAATGTCGGCGGCAGCCAGTGGCTGGCATTCGTCAACGGCGAAAACCTGACCAACCAGACCGTGCGCTATGCCAGCTCGATCCTGCGCGACATCGCCCCGGCACCGGGCAGAAGCGTGCAAGTGGGTCTGCGCACCACCTTCTAA
- a CDS encoding VF530 family protein encodes MTATSNDPLHGVTLQHVLTTLVEHYEWAGLAERIDVRCFKSDPSIKSSLTFLRKTPWAREKVEGLYVKLMRTKRPLD; translated from the coding sequence ATGACCGCGACAAGCAACGACCCGCTCCACGGTGTGACCCTGCAGCACGTCCTCACCACCCTGGTGGAACATTACGAATGGGCAGGCCTGGCCGAGCGCATTGATGTGCGCTGTTTCAAGAGCGACCCGAGCATCAAGTCGAGCCTCACGTTTCTGCGCAAAACCCCGTGGGCGCGGGAGAAAGTCGAAGGGCTGTACGTCAAGCTGATGCGCACCAAACGCCCGTTGGACTGA